From Candidatus Eremiobacterota bacterium:
GCGAGCGGCGCGCTCTCGCCGACGATCACGACCTCGCGCAGCTGCGGCAGCGAGGCGCGCACCTCGCGCACCATCGTGAGGTACTCGCTGGTCTTGTAGCGGTCGAGCACGATCAGCGTGCTCACGCCGCTCTGGCGCAACGCGTACTCGAGCTCGGAGAGCCGGTACGCCGGGTTCACGTTGACCAGGATCGCGCCGGCCTTCGCCGTGCCGTACTGCGCGAGCACCCACTCGAACGAGTTCGGCGACCAGATCCCGACGCGCTCGCCGTGCGCGACCCCCGCGGCGATGAAGCCCTTCGCGAGCCGGTCGGTCTCTGCGGCAAACTCCGCGTACGTCAGCCGGCGGTTCTGGTGAATTGAGACGACCGCGTCGCGCTCGGGAAACCTCTGCGCGATCCGGTCGAGGTTGTCGCCGATCGTCTCACCGAGGAGGGGAACGGGGCTCGCCCCGTGGGCATAGGACCGAAGCGCCATCGTGGCTTCAGCTTCGCTGAAGCGTTCGCGTTCGGCCTTCGGCCGAGCCGCCGTCGCGTTCGCCCTACGGGCGGGCCGCCGGCCTTCGTCAGAGCGACGTGCGGGTCATCGAGGAGAGCGGGCGGACCCGCGTCGTGCCGACGAGGACGGCGCGCGCGTGGCTGCCCCCCGTGCGCCGGCGCTCGATCGAGAACTCGTCGGCGAAGGCGTCGACGAGGAACAAGCCGCGGCCGCGCTCGGCGTACAAATCGGCCGGAAGACGCGGGTTGAGCTCGAAGCCGTCGCCGCCGTCAAGAACGTGAAGGACGGCGGCGGCGCCGGAGACGTCGACGATCACGCTGACGGTTCCGCGCGCGTAGCGGTAGACGTTGCCGATCAGCTCGCCGAAGACGAGCTCCGCCGCGTTCAGCGTCGCTCCGGCGAAGCCGACGCTCTCCAGAAAAGACACGAATTCACCTCGGACGAACGCCGCGCGTTCGCCGTCCGCCACGCTGAACGACCAGCGGCGCGCGCTTCGCCCGCCGTCGACCTCGACCACTCCGCCTTCGAACCACACGGCGAGGATCGCGATGTCGTCGCGCACCGGGCGTTGCCCTGAGAGTGCCTCGAAGATCTCGGTTGCGACGTTCGACCCCTCACACGCCTGCACGGCCGCGGTAAGGTTCGCGTGGCCGGCGACCGGGTCGCGATCGATTTCGGTGAGCCCGTCGGTGTACGCGACGATCAGCGACCGAGGTTCAAGGGGCAGGATCAAACGGCCGGCCGAGCTTCGCTGGCGCAGCCCCAGCGGGAGATCGCCTTGAGAGAGCTCGACGATGCGTCCGTCTGGGCGCCGCAGGAACGGCGGCGGATGCCCCGCGTTCGAGAAGGCGAACTCTTCGCATACGGGGTCGATCACGCCGACGAACGCCGTCACGAAGCGGCCGTTGCCCATCGCGCGCACGATCCGGTCGACCGCGTCGACGACCGCGACGGGGTCGGGATTGATCAGCGCGGCGGTGCGGATGCTCTGCCGAACGCTGCTCATCGCGACCGCCGCGTCGAGGCCGCTGCCCGCGACGTCACCGACCGAGATCACGACCCGGCCGTCTGGGAGGCGAAAGGCGTCGTACCAGTCGCCGCCGACGCTCGCCTCCGCGTGCGCGGCCTGATAGAGTGCGGAGAAGCGCAGTCCCGGCACCTCCGGAAGATCGCTGACCAGTGCCGCGGTCTGGAACGACGTCGCGACCTTGTGCTCGCGCGCGTAGGCGTTCGCGTTGACGAGCGCCGCGCCGAGCCGCGACGCGAGCTCGGGGACGAGCGCGCGCACGTCGTCGACGAGCTCGCAGCAGATCAGCCACCCGAGGACGCGATCGCTCGCGCGAATCGCGACCGCACTCACGTCGCGCGTGAGCAGCGCCGCGCCCGCGCGCCGCGTGCGTTCCACGCGCTGCGCACGCTCGGGGGTGTACGCGGACGCCTCACCAGCGGCGGCCGCCCTCCACAGCGCGCGCTCGGCATCGTAGAGCTGCACCTCGCAGTACGCGGCTTCGGCCGGCGCGACGAGATCGACCAAGCTGCGCGCGATCCCCGCGTCGTCCAGCGACGAAGTCAGCGCCTGCGTGACGTCGCCGAGGAGCGCCATGATGCGCTCCGCATCCTTCTGGTCCTCGATGTCGGTGCACGAGCCGAACCACGTGACGATCGTGCCGTCGGTGTCGCGCACGGGGACGGCGAGCAGAACGTGCCAGCGATACGTGCCGTCGGCGCGGCGCAGGCGCGCCTCGGCGCGATACGGCGAACCGACGGCGAGTGCGGTGTGGAGCGCGGCGAGCGCCTGCGCGCGGTCGGACGGATGCATGATCCTCTCCCAGCCGCCGTCCCCGATCGCCTCGGCCGAAAGCCCCGTGTACTCCGTGAACCGCCGGTTGCAGTAGTCCACGACCCCGGCTCGGTCGGCGGTCCAAACGATGTTCGGTACGGACTCCGCGAGCGCGCGATAGCGCTCGTCCTCGCGCGCGCGGCCTCGCGGGCGCACGTTGACGCGTGCCGAGAGGAGGAACAAGCCGAGCACGACGAGCGTGCCGACGGCGACCGCCACCGCGACGGCTTGCCGATCAACGAGCACGCCGCCGGCCGGCGGGGCCGGCGCCGCCGAGAAGCGCGCCGCCGCCATCCCGGTATAGTGGACCGAGACGATCGCGAGCCCCATGACCGCAGCCGTGAGCAGCTCGGGCCCGAGCTGACGGAGCCGCCGTTGCGCCGTGAAGCGTGCGATCAGGACGAACGCCGCGTACGAGGTCGCGATCGCGACCGCGACGGAGACGGCGACCCAGCGCGGATCGTACCGTACCACCGCGGCGATGCGCAGCGCTCCCATCCCCGTGTAGTGCATCCCCGCCAAGCAGAGTCCGAGCAGAACCGACGCGCCGGCGACCATCGGCGGCGTCGCCTTGCCGTGCACGACGAGCCAAAGCGCGACGACCGCGCCGCCGAGCGCGACGGCGAACGACGCGATGACCAGCGGGACGTCGTATGCGACCGGCACGGCGATCCGGAACGCCTGCATCCCGATGAAGTGCATCGACCAGACGCCGATCGCGAGCGCGGTCGTCCCCGCGAACGTCCAGCCGATTGCGTCGTTCCGGCGGCGCGCCTCGGCGGCCGGACGCGTCAGCTCGAACGCGGTGAGCGCGGCGGCGACGGCAACGACGTACGACAGGACGACGAAGCGCCAATCCTGCCCTACGGGCATGACGATGCCGTCATGAGCTCCCACGAATTCTCTATTCCCGCCCGCGCGGCCGTCATGCGCCCGGCGACTCGGCCTTCGCGTTTGCCCCTTGGAGCGGCCCGGGCCGGCGGATGCATGGAGAATTTCGCCGGAACGGGTAGAGTAATGGCAGTCAAGGGGTACCTGCTTTGAACCTTCACACCGACCATATCATCGCGCCCGGACGCCCGCCGCTCCGCCACCTGGTCCAGTTCTACGGCGCCGAAGCGGGCGAACTGATTCGGGCGCTGACGAGGTACGTCTCAGAAGGGCTCGCCGCCGGCAGCGCGGTCCTCATCGTTGCGACCGCCGATCACACTGACGCGCTGCTGGGTGCGCTCGCGGAGCCCGCGGACGGTCGCGATCGTTCGCGTGCGATCGTGTGTCTCGATGCGCAGGCGACGCTCGACCGCTTCATGGTGAACGGCCAGCCGGACTGGCGCCGCTTCGAGCAAACCGTCGGCGGCATCGTGCGCGGCTTGCGGCGCTCCGCGCCGGCAGGGACGCTGCGCGTCTACGGTGAGATGGTGGGCTTGCTGTGGCAGGCGGGTCAAGGCGAGGCCGCGGTATGCCTCGAGAATTTCTGGAACGTCTTGCTCGGCGACGACGAGTTCGCGCTCTTTTGCGGCTACCCGATCGACGTCTTCTCCGAGGAGTTCACCGCCGCGGAGGAGCTGTTGCGGACGCACTCGCACGTGCTGTACGGCGCGGAGGACGACAGAATGGCGCGCGCGCTCGACGCGGCGACCCGCGACGTGCTCGGCGCGCAGGTGGCTTCGCTCAGCGAACGGATGTCCGTCGAGGGGGCCGTCGCCTCGCACGTCGCCGAGGATATCTTCCGGCGTGCCCGCAGCTATTATCGCGAGTGCGCATAACGCAACTCGCGCGTTGAGCCGCCTCGG
This genomic window contains:
- a CDS encoding SpoIIE family protein phosphatase encodes the protein MPVGQDWRFVVLSYVVAVAAALTAFELTRPAAEARRRNDAIGWTFAGTTALAIGVWSMHFIGMQAFRIAVPVAYDVPLVIASFAVALGGAVVALWLVVHGKATPPMVAGASVLLGLCLAGMHYTGMGALRIAAVVRYDPRWVAVSVAVAIATSYAAFVLIARFTAQRRLRQLGPELLTAAVMGLAIVSVHYTGMAAARFSAAPAPPAGGVLVDRQAVAVAVAVGTLVVLGLFLLSARVNVRPRGRAREDERYRALAESVPNIVWTADRAGVVDYCNRRFTEYTGLSAEAIGDGGWERIMHPSDRAQALAALHTALAVGSPYRAEARLRRADGTYRWHVLLAVPVRDTDGTIVTWFGSCTDIEDQKDAERIMALLGDVTQALTSSLDDAGIARSLVDLVAPAEAAYCEVQLYDAERALWRAAAAGEASAYTPERAQRVERTRRAGAALLTRDVSAVAIRASDRVLGWLICCELVDDVRALVPELASRLGAALVNANAYAREHKVATSFQTAALVSDLPEVPGLRFSALYQAAHAEASVGGDWYDAFRLPDGRVVISVGDVAGSGLDAAVAMSSVRQSIRTAALINPDPVAVVDAVDRIVRAMGNGRFVTAFVGVIDPVCEEFAFSNAGHPPPFLRRPDGRIVELSQGDLPLGLRQRSSAGRLILPLEPRSLIVAYTDGLTEIDRDPVAGHANLTAAVQACEGSNVATEIFEALSGQRPVRDDIAILAVWFEGGVVEVDGGRSARRWSFSVADGERAAFVRGEFVSFLESVGFAGATLNAAELVFGELIGNVYRYARGTVSVIVDVSGAAAVLHVLDGGDGFELNPRLPADLYAERGRGLFLVDAFADEFSIERRRTGGSHARAVLVGTTRVRPLSSMTRTSL
- a CDS encoding AMP-binding protein, with product MALRSYAHGASPVPLLGETIGDNLDRIAQRFPERDAVVSIHQNRRLTYAEFAAETDRLAKGFIAAGVAHGERVGIWSPNSFEWVLAQYGTAKAGAILVNVNPAYRLSELEYALRQSGVSTLIVLDRYKTSEYLTMVREVRASLPQLREVVIVGESAPLAGEISWDEYAERGGRCTDETLAERKARCQFDEPINI
- a CDS encoding MEDS domain-containing protein, which produces MNLHTDHIIAPGRPPLRHLVQFYGAEAGELIRALTRYVSEGLAAGSAVLIVATADHTDALLGALAEPADGRDRSRAIVCLDAQATLDRFMVNGQPDWRRFEQTVGGIVRGLRRSAPAGTLRVYGEMVGLLWQAGQGEAAVCLENFWNVLLGDDEFALFCGYPIDVFSEEFTAAEELLRTHSHVLYGAEDDRMARALDAATRDVLGAQVASLSERMSVEGAVASHVAEDIFRRARSYYRECA